Proteins found in one Aspergillus chevalieri M1 DNA, chromosome 2, nearly complete sequence genomic segment:
- the cp1 gene encoding putative carboxypeptidase S1 (COG:O;~EggNog:ENOG410PIFS;~InterPro:IPR018202,IPR001563,IPR029058;~MEROPS:MER0016549;~PFAM:PF00450;~SECRETED:SignalP(1-21);~go_function: GO:0004185 - serine-type carboxypeptidase activity [Evidence IEA];~go_process: GO:0006508 - proteolysis [Evidence IEA]) produces the protein MPSLHSLAITAVAGLASVAAAGQDRSYFPPSPEGLTVVESKHQEGVKISYREPGICETTPNVKSYAGYIHLPPGALADVNVQQKYPINTFFWFFESRKDPKNAPLSIWMNGGPGSSSMIGLLQENGPCRVNKDSNSTVLNPWSWNNEVNMLYIDQPNQVGFSYDVPTNGTWDQVSGNWDVSPFPHGVVPEQNNTFYVGTFPSQKNYTTANSTENSAKALWHFAQTWFTEFPEYKPHDDRVSIWTESYGGRYGPSFAAFFQVQNEKIVKNKADYHYIHMDTLGILNGCVDLLTQAPHYPQMAYNNTYGIEAINKTQYENAMRAWSRPGGCKDGILKCRRLAAEGDPKMTGRNATVNKFCSKASDFCSNEVEGPYINTSGRGYYDISHFDPDPFPPPYHNGFLSQHWVQGALGVPVNFTESVNSVYSAFGATGDYARSDVHGYLDDIAYLLDTGVKVALVYGDRDYACPWNGGEAVSLRVDHAEAHQFRSAGYAPLHTNASYVGGLVRQHGNFSFSRVFEAGHEVPAYQPQTAYEIFHRAMFNRDISTGKVPTANNDTYSTQGPSSSWSVKNEVPDSPAPTCYILSLASSCTKEQAKAVLNGSALVRDYIVVEGAEAEHEHASKRFELV, from the exons ATGCCTTCTCTGCATTCACTTGCAATCACTGCAGTCGCCGGTCTGGCGAGCGTAGCTGCGGCTGGTCAAGACCGCAGCTATTTCCCTCCATCGCCGGAAGGGTTGACGGTTGTTGAATCGAAGCATCAGGAGGGTGTGAAGATCTCTTACAGGGAG CCCGGCATATGCGAAACAACCCCCAATGTCAAAAGCTACGCTGGCTACATCCATCTCCCTCCCGGCGCACTCGCCGATGTAAACGTGCAACAAAAGTACCCTATAAACACGTTCTTCTGGTTCTTTGAATCGCGCAAAGACCCCAAAAATGCCCCACTATCCATCTGGATGAACGGTGGCCCTGGCAGTTCCTCAATGATCGGCCTGCTACAAGAGAACGGCCCCTGTCGAGTCAACAAGGACTCGAACTCCACCGTCCTGAATCCGTGGTCGTGGAACAATGAAGTCAACATGCTGTACATCGACCAGCCGAACCAAGTCGGTTTCAGTTACGACGTGCCCACGAACGGGACCTGGGACCAGGTATCTGGCAACTGGGACGTATCTCCTTTTCCCCACGGCGTTGTCCCGGAGCAAAACAACACATTCTATGTGGGCACATTCCCGAGCCAGAAGAACTATACCACGGCAAACAGTACGGAGAACTCGGCCAAGGCGCTGTGGCATTTCGCGCAGACGTGGTTTACTGAGTTCCCCGAGTATAAGCCGCATGATGATCGTGTGAGTATCTGGACCGAGTCGTATGGTGGACGATATGGGCCTTCGTTTGCGGCATTCTTCCAGGTGCAGAATGAGAAGATTGTCAAGAATAAGGCGGACTATCATTATATTCATATGGATACGCTGGGAATCCTCAATGGGTGTGTAGACCTCTTGACGCAGGCGCCGCACTATCCGCAGATGGCCTACAACAACACCTATGGCATTGAGGCGATCAACAAGACCCAGTATGAGAATGCGATGCGCGCTTGGAGTAGGCCCGGTGGTTGCAAAGATGGCATTCTCAAGTGCCGTCGTCTGGCCGCAGAGGGCGACCCCAAAATGACCGGCCGCAATGCCACAGTTAACAAGTTCTGTTCCAAGGCCAGCGACTTCTGCAGCAACGAAGTCGAAGGCCCGTACATCAACACCTCCGGCCGAGGCTACTACGACATCTCCCACTTCGACCCCGACCCGTTCCCGCCGCCGTACCACAACGGCTTCCTCAGTCAGCACTGGGTTCAAGGCGCGCTAGGCGTCCCCGTTAACTTCACCGAGTCCGTCAACAGCGTGTACAGTGCTTTTGGCGCTACCGGCGACTATGCCCGCTCCGACGTCCACGGCTATCTCGACGATATTGCGTACCTGCTCGACACTGGCGTGAAAGTAGCCCTCGTCTACGGCGACCGCGACTATGCCTGTCCCTGGAATGGCGGAGAAGCAGTCAGTCTGCGTGTGGATCACGCAGAAGCCCACCAGTTCCGCTCAGCGGGGTACGCTCCTCTGCACACCAACGCGTCTTACGTCGGGGGACTAGTACGGCAGCACGGCaacttctccttcagccGGGTTTTCGAGGCTGGCCACGAAGTGCCCGCTTATCAGCCACAGACAGCATATGAGATCTTCCACCGTGCCATGTTCAACCGCGACATCTCGACGGGAAAGGTCCCTACCGCGAATAACGACACATATTCCACCCAAGGTCCGTCTTCGTCGTGGTCGGTCAAGAACGAGGTGCCTGATAGTCCGGCGCCAACGTGCTATATTCTCTCGTTGGCATCTTCTTGCACGAAGGAGCAGGCGAAGGCTGTGTTGAATGGATCTGCATTGGTTCGGGACTATATTGTCGTTGAGGGGGCTGAGGCTGAGCATGAGCACGCAAGCAAGCGGTTTGAGCTGGTTTGA
- a CDS encoding uncharacterized protein (COG:C;~EggNog:ENOG410PINF), with protein MGRRTEASASIEGLQIQYLIQPQPITNGTNLLGLVPGERDVVMAVLTAAYKDSADDDAVMKQIKPIVDKQESVLQQEGSLLRFEYLNCAYKSEDSIGCYGQENKKRLQDVGKSTTRMACFRSVFQEDSSYFEQMRRGKSVMAELAENW; from the coding sequence ATGGGAAGACGCACCGAAGCGTCTGCTAGCATAGAGGGCCTCCAGATCCAGTATCTGATCCAGCCGCAGCCCATCACAAACGGAACAAACTTACTGGGCCTTGTACCCGGAGAACGAGATGTGGTGATGGCAGTACTTACAGCCGCGTACAAAGACTCCGCTGACGACGATGCTGTCATGAAACAAATCAAGCCGATCGTCGATAAACAGGAGAGTGTCCTGCAACAAGAAGGTTCTCTCCTTCGCTTTGAGTATCTCAACTGCGCATACAAGTCTGAGGACTCAATTGGTTGTTACGGTCAGGAGAACAAGAAGCGTCTTCAGGATGTGGGCAAAAGTACGACCCGAATGGCTTGTTTCAGAAGCGTGTTCCAGGAGGATTCAAGCTATTTTGAGCAGATGAGGCGTGGGAAGAGCGTGATGGCGGAGCTGGCAGAAAACTGGTAA
- a CDS encoding putative poly(ADP)-ribose polymerase PARP (COG:L;~EggNog:ENOG410PKWZ;~InterPro:IPR036616,IPR036420,IPR001357,IPR012317, IPR008893,IPR004102,IPR036930;~PFAM:PF05406,PF00644,PF00533,PF02877;~go_function: GO:0003950 - NAD+ ADP-ribosyltransferase activity [Evidence IEA];~go_process: GO:0006471 - protein ADP-ribosylation [Evidence IEA]), with the protein MAPRTFKKAIVAVSGTFPGYKQADLKALVEGQGATFSSSVSQDCTHLVTTEKDVEKGSAKNRTACGISTCEVVNLDWLLESVEAKKPLPVKSYLFTNDLSSPAPLANGDAKADKKENKEVKKEKGGAKKRTHEDAMGANGAVNGDEEESKKTKHSQKASSKKLVVPLDEGCTLGGYSVYIDDSGLIWDATLNQTNAGHNNNKFYRIQLLVSRSSDYRTWTRWGRVGESGQSTVLGNGAFDQAMVEFEKKFKDKTGLTWENRLDTPRNKKYTFLERNYEDSDDEEDDEDQVVKREEREETPVESALPESIQNLMTFIFNQQHFLSAMEALSYDVKKMPLGKLSKRTLHEGYRILKDLSDLLANPGLANARYGTTVPAAAEELSNRYFTTIPHVFGRNRPPVLFHDKLIKKEVELLEALTDMGVTNAIMKESKDVERERVHQLDLQFNSLGMEEMTPVEPNTTEFIELEQYLNHSRGATHNLSYKVINIFRIERPGETDRFSKSYGAIKNSNRRLLWHGSRSTNFGGILSQGLRIAPPEAPVNGYMFGKGVYFADMSSKSANYCCPYNSGNMGLLMLCDVELGDPMYEQDYANCNAAEDSKKEGKLATLGRGSSIPAGWKDAKCVHENLKGVTMPDVSVGSMNEQNRCSLYYNEYIVYDVAQIRQRYLFHVKMR; encoded by the exons ATGGCACCGCGAACCTTCAAAAAAGCCATCGTCGCCGTGAGCGGCACCTTCCCCGGCTATAAGCAGG CCGACCTGAAGGCCCTGGTGGAAGGCCAGGGCGCGACGTTTAGTAGCAGTGTTTCTCAGGACTGTACGCATCTTGTTACTACGGAGAAGGATGTCGAGAAGGGGAGTGCTAAGA ACAGGACTGCTTGTGGGATTAGTACTTGCGAGGTTGTGAATCTGGATTGGCTGTTGGAGTCGGTTGAGGCGAAGAAGCCTCTTCCTGTGAAGAGCTATTTGTTTACGAATGATTTGAGTTCTCCGGCTCCGCTGGCTAATGGGGACGCCAAGGCCGATAAGAAGGAGAATAAAGAGgttaagaaagaaaagggcgGCGCGAAAAAGCGCACTCATGAGGATGCGATGGGTGCAAACGGGGCTGTTAATGGAGACGAAGAAGAATCGAAGAAAACGAAGCATTCACAAAAGGCGTCGTCCAAGAAGCTTGTTGTTCCTCTTGATGAGGGTTGTACCTTGGGAG GTTACTCTGTTTACATCGATGATTCAGGTCTGATTTGGGACGCGACTCTGAACCAGACCAATGCCGGCCATAATAACAACAAGTTCTATCGCATCCAGCTCCTCGTGAGCCGCAGCTCCGACTACAGAACGTGGACTCGATGGGGTCGCGTCGGAGAGTCAGGTCAATCGACTGTTCTGGGAAATGGTGCTTTTGATCAAGCTATGGTAGAGTTCGAGAAAAAATTCAAGGACAAGACTGGTCTTACCTGGGAGAATCGACTGGACACTCCCAGGAACAAAAAGTACACCTTCCTTGAACGCAACTACGAAGACTCggacgatgaggaagacgatgaggACCAGGTTGTCAAAAgggaagagagggaagagaCCCCCGTGGAAAGTGCTCTACCCGAGTCGATTCAAAACCTCATgaccttcatcttcaaccaGCAGCACTTCCTCTCTGCCATGGAAGCCTTATCCTACGACGTCAAGAAAATGCCTCTGGGAAAGCTGAGCAAGCGGACACTCCACGAGGGATACCGGATTTTGAAAGATCTGTCGGATCTTCTGGCCAACCCTGGTCTCGCCAATGCGAGATACGGAACTACTGTTCCAGCTGCCGCGGAGGAGCTTAGCAATCGGTACTTTACGACAATTCCTCATGTTTTTGGTCGTAATCGACCTCCGGTCTTGTTTCACGACAAATTGATCAAGAAGGAGGTTGAGCTGCTGGAGGCGTTGACGGACATGGGCGTTACGAATGCAATTATGAAGGAATCCAAGGATgttgagagggagagggttcACCAGCTGGATCTTCAGTTTAACAGCTTGGGAATGGAGGAGATGACTCCAG TCGAACCCAATACGACCGAGTTCATTGAGCTCGAGCAATACCTCAACCACTCACGCGGAGCAACCCATAACCTGAGCTACAAGGTAATCAACATCTTCCGCATCGAACGGCCCGGCGAAACCGACCGATTCTCAAAGTCCTACGGCGCCATCAAAAACTCCAACCGCCGTCTCCTCTGGCACGGCTCCCGCAGTACCAACTTTGGTGGTATCCTCAGTCAAGGTCTGCGTATTGCACCCCCAGAAGCCCCCGTCAACGGTTACATGTTCGGCAAGGGTGTCTACTTTGCCGATATGTCATCGAAGTCCGCCAATTACTGCTGCCCTTACAACTCCGGTAACATGGGTCTGCTGATGCTGTGCGATGTGGAACTGGGTGATCCCATGTACGAGCAGGACTACGCTAACTGCAACGCTGCCGAGGACTCGAAGAAGGAAGGCAAACTTGCAACACTTGGGCGTGGAAGCAGTATTCCGGCAGGTTGGAAGGATGCTAAGTGTGTGCATGAGAATCTTAAGGGAGTCACGATGCCGGATGTGAGCGTGGGATCAATGAATGAACAGAATAGGTGTTCGTTGTACTACAACGAGTACATTGTTTATGATGTGGCACAAATTCGACAGCGGTATCTGTTCCATGTCAAAATGCGCTAG